In Janibacter cremeus, a genomic segment contains:
- a CDS encoding aminotransferase class I/II-fold pyridoxal phosphate-dependent enzyme has protein sequence MGTKAATLIIGGTAAQIADSVRGLVERGHLSPGETLPPVRALAEQLGVNRNTAVAAYRTLARSGVVVSQGRAGTRVAQRSRVPQEGFAAAGPLRDVGNGNPDPRWIPDLGPALATAAGRRPVLYGEPVIDPGLKAWAQQWIAPDVPTQTQDLHLTLTSGAVDAVERLLAQALLRDDTVALEDPCFLASIHLAQLGGYRAVPVPVDAEGMTVEGLRDALDQGVRAVVSTPRAQNPTGASLSARRAADLREVLAEHPYVLVVQDDYFSYLSRQPFHSIIGPDHQRWALVRSVSKFAGPDMCLAVMASDADTAARLEMRLRPGTTWVSHLLQRITHSVMSDPAALALIEQAGAHYAERNGSFADLLTARGLPTEAGDGMSLWVTLPVAAREVADRLTRRGWLVRTGDEFRLEQTDERSRHLRLTVHDLGEEDAAALANDLADAVHAAG, from the coding sequence GTGGGTACCAAGGCAGCAACGCTGATCATCGGCGGCACGGCGGCGCAGATCGCCGACAGCGTGCGTGGTCTCGTCGAGCGTGGCCACCTCTCTCCCGGCGAGACGCTGCCGCCTGTGCGGGCCCTCGCCGAGCAGCTCGGCGTCAACCGCAACACAGCCGTCGCCGCCTATCGCACGTTGGCCCGCTCCGGGGTCGTCGTGTCGCAGGGCCGGGCCGGCACCCGGGTCGCGCAGCGATCACGCGTGCCGCAGGAGGGTTTCGCCGCTGCCGGGCCCCTGCGCGACGTGGGCAACGGCAACCCCGATCCGCGCTGGATCCCCGACCTGGGGCCGGCGCTGGCGACGGCCGCGGGGCGGCGACCGGTGCTCTACGGCGAGCCCGTGATCGACCCCGGTCTCAAGGCATGGGCACAGCAGTGGATCGCGCCCGATGTCCCCACGCAGACGCAGGACCTGCACCTGACCCTCACCAGTGGGGCGGTCGACGCCGTCGAGCGGCTCCTGGCCCAGGCCTTGCTGCGTGACGACACGGTCGCCCTCGAGGACCCGTGCTTCCTGGCCAGCATCCACCTCGCCCAGCTCGGCGGATATCGCGCCGTGCCGGTCCCCGTCGACGCCGAGGGCATGACGGTCGAGGGACTGCGCGATGCCCTCGACCAGGGTGTCCGGGCCGTCGTGAGCACCCCCCGGGCGCAGAACCCCACCGGCGCGTCGCTGAGCGCCCGTCGCGCCGCGGACCTGAGGGAGGTCCTCGCCGAGCACCCGTACGTCCTCGTGGTCCAGGACGACTACTTCTCCTACCTCTCCCGCCAGCCCTTCCACTCGATCATCGGCCCCGACCACCAGCGTTGGGCCCTGGTGCGCTCGGTCTCGAAGTTCGCCGGTCCGGACATGTGCCTGGCGGTGATGGCCTCCGATGCGGATACCGCCGCGCGTCTGGAGATGCGCCTGCGACCGGGCACCACCTGGGTCAGCCACCTGCTGCAACGGATCACCCACTCGGTCATGAGCGACCCGGCCGCCCTGGCGCTGATCGAGCAGGCGGGTGCGCACTACGCCGAGCGGAACGGGTCATTCGCCGACCTGCTCACGGCCCGGGGCCTGCCGACCGAGGCGGGCGACGGGATGAGCCTGTGGGTCACGCTGCCCGTCGCGGCACGGGAGGTCGCTGATCGACTCACGCGGCGGGGTTGGTTGGTTCGCACCGGCGACGAGTTCCGGCTCGAGCAGACCGACGAGCGCTCCCGCCACCTGCGGCTGACCGTGCACGACCTGGGCGAGGAGGACGCGGCCGCCCTCGCCAACGACCTCGCCGATGCCGTGCACGCGGCGGGCTGA
- a CDS encoding YebC/PmpR family DNA-binding transcriptional regulator, with the protein MSGHSKWATTKHKKAAIDAKRGKLFAKLIKYIEVAARTGGGDPAGNPTLYDAIQKAKKNSVPNDNIDRAVKRGSGAEAGGSNWEAITYEGYAPGGVAVLIECLTDNKNRAATEVRTALSRNGGNLADPNSVAYLFNRRGVVMVPKAEKSDEELLEIVLEAGAEEINDYGESWQIVSEATNFVDVRTALQEADVDYDSAEAVFLPSLEVPLDLDGAKKMIRVVEALEDSDDVQNVYTNGDVSDEVLEQLDAEE; encoded by the coding sequence GTGTCCGGCCACTCCAAGTGGGCAACCACGAAGCACAAGAAGGCGGCGATCGACGCCAAGCGCGGCAAGCTCTTCGCCAAGCTGATCAAGTACATCGAGGTGGCTGCCCGTACGGGTGGCGGTGACCCGGCCGGCAACCCGACGCTCTACGACGCCATCCAGAAGGCGAAGAAGAACTCCGTCCCCAACGACAACATCGACCGCGCGGTCAAGCGCGGCTCGGGGGCCGAGGCCGGTGGCTCCAACTGGGAGGCCATCACCTACGAGGGATATGCCCCGGGCGGGGTCGCCGTGCTCATCGAGTGCCTCACCGACAACAAGAACCGGGCGGCCACCGAGGTCCGGACCGCGCTCAGCCGCAACGGTGGCAACCTCGCCGACCCGAACTCCGTGGCATATCTCTTCAACCGTCGCGGTGTCGTGATGGTCCCCAAGGCCGAGAAGAGCGACGAGGAGCTGCTCGAGATCGTCCTGGAGGCCGGCGCCGAGGAGATCAACGACTACGGCGAGTCCTGGCAGATCGTCTCCGAGGCGACGAACTTCGTCGACGTGCGCACCGCGCTGCAGGAGGCGGACGTCGACTACGACTCCGCCGAGGCAGTCTTCCTCCCCAGCCTGGAGGTCCCGCTCGACCTCGACGGGGCGAAGAAGATGATCCGGGTCGTCGAGGCACTCGAGGACAGCGACGACGTGCAGAACGTCTACACCAATGGGGACGTCTCCGACGAGGTCCTGGAGCAGCTTGACGCCGAGGAGTGA
- the ruvC gene encoding crossover junction endodeoxyribonuclease RuvC, with protein sequence MRVLGVDPGLTRCGLGVVDGRARDLRMVAVGVVRTSAQRSPGDRLVYIQDQLDSWVDRFEPDAIALERVYAADHVPTVMTTAQVSGLVLLAGARRGLPVVLHTPTEVKAAVTGSGRADKAQVATMVTRILTLDEAPRPADAADALALAICHQWRGAGQARRELAAAGERARQRAVAAR encoded by the coding sequence GTGCGCGTGCTCGGCGTGGACCCGGGACTGACCCGGTGCGGCCTCGGAGTCGTCGACGGCCGGGCCCGTGACCTGCGCATGGTTGCCGTCGGCGTCGTGCGCACCAGCGCGCAGCGCTCCCCGGGGGACCGGCTCGTCTACATCCAGGACCAGCTCGACTCGTGGGTGGACCGATTCGAGCCCGACGCGATCGCCCTGGAGCGGGTCTACGCTGCCGACCACGTGCCCACCGTCATGACCACCGCCCAGGTGAGCGGCCTCGTCCTGCTTGCCGGGGCACGCCGCGGACTCCCGGTCGTGCTCCACACGCCGACCGAGGTCAAGGCCGCGGTCACCGGGTCCGGGCGCGCCGACAAGGCGCAGGTGGCCACCATGGTCACGCGCATCCTCACCCTCGACGAGGCTCCCCGGCCGGCGGACGCGGCCGACGCCCTCGCCCTGGCCATCTGCCACCAGTGGCGGGGCGCCGGTCAGGCTCGACGCGAGCTCGCAGCTGCCGGCGAGAGAGCCCGCCAGCGGGCGGTGGCGGCCCGATGA
- the pgsA gene encoding phosphatidylinositol phosphate synthase, with translation MLNRYARATFTRILTPVAKVLLRLGISPDVVTVIGTLGVSLGALIFFPRGELFIGVLVITAFVFSDTVDGIMARQLERSGNWGAFLDSTLDRMGDAAVFAGLAIWFFQGGDDRVMAWLALACLVLGSLVSYARARAEGLGMRADVGIAERADRLVAALVTAGLVGLGLPEVVLKVVLGLLALASFVTVVQRVLYVRQQARASSSPATS, from the coding sequence ATGCTGAATCGATACGCGCGCGCGACCTTCACCCGGATCCTCACTCCCGTGGCGAAGGTGTTGCTGCGTCTGGGCATCAGCCCCGATGTCGTCACCGTCATCGGCACACTGGGCGTCTCGCTCGGTGCCCTGATCTTCTTCCCCCGGGGTGAGCTGTTCATCGGGGTCCTGGTCATCACGGCGTTCGTCTTCTCCGACACCGTCGACGGGATCATGGCCCGCCAGCTGGAGCGCTCGGGCAACTGGGGCGCCTTCCTCGACTCGACGCTCGACCGGATGGGCGACGCAGCGGTCTTCGCGGGTCTGGCGATCTGGTTCTTCCAGGGCGGTGACGACCGGGTCATGGCCTGGCTCGCCCTGGCCTGCCTCGTGCTGGGCAGCCTCGTCTCCTATGCCCGGGCCCGGGCCGAGGGTCTGGGCATGCGCGCCGACGTCGGCATCGCCGAGCGGGCCGACCGTCTGGTGGCCGCGCTGGTGACGGCGGGGCTGGTCGGCCTGGGCCTGCCCGAGGTCGTGCTCAAGGTCGTCCTCGGGCTGCTGGCCCTGGCCAGCTTCGTCACTGTCGTCCAGCGGGTCCTGTACGTGCGCCAGCAAGCCCGTGCATCGTCCTCGCCCGCGACCTCGTGA
- a CDS encoding phosphatidylinositol mannoside acyltransferase yields MTRLRERLTVLAFLLAWRLLRLIPARLAYRLFDVAADRTTAADGTSVRRLRDNYARVRPDLTEQELQDTTAKGVRAALRYYVEAFRLPSVHGDDVDRLVRWEGAMPQLKAELLAGRPVLCFLGHTGNWDLAGVWCARHLGPVVTVAERLEPEEMFRAFLDYREGLGMRILPAQKGTFDVLRAQLDTGEPVVMPLLADRDLSTTGVEVQLCGHAARMAAGPAALAVESGYRLHPVTLRHERVGRDWGMVITIHDAVEVPPAGTPEAVTQVTQSCADAFGAAISEHPQDWHMMQRVFVDDLAAGTDDRRTAA; encoded by the coding sequence GTGACCCGGTTGCGGGAACGGCTCACCGTCCTGGCCTTCCTCCTGGCGTGGCGGCTGCTCCGCCTGATCCCGGCACGACTGGCCTACCGTCTCTTCGACGTCGCGGCAGACCGCACCACGGCAGCGGACGGGACCTCCGTGCGCAGGCTGCGGGACAACTACGCCCGGGTCCGTCCCGACCTGACCGAGCAGGAGCTGCAGGACACCACGGCGAAGGGGGTCCGCGCCGCCCTTCGCTACTACGTGGAGGCCTTCCGCCTCCCGTCGGTCCATGGCGATGACGTCGACCGCCTCGTGCGCTGGGAGGGCGCGATGCCCCAGCTGAAGGCCGAGCTGCTCGCCGGACGGCCGGTGCTCTGCTTCCTCGGGCACACCGGCAACTGGGATCTCGCCGGAGTCTGGTGCGCCCGACACCTCGGGCCCGTGGTCACGGTCGCCGAGCGGCTCGAGCCCGAGGAGATGTTCCGCGCCTTCCTCGACTACCGGGAAGGTCTGGGCATGCGGATCCTGCCGGCGCAGAAGGGCACCTTCGACGTCCTGCGTGCCCAGCTCGACACCGGTGAGCCGGTCGTCATGCCGCTGCTCGCGGACCGGGACCTGTCGACCACCGGCGTCGAGGTGCAGCTGTGCGGTCACGCCGCCCGGATGGCCGCGGGACCCGCCGCCCTCGCCGTCGAGAGTGGCTACCGGCTCCATCCCGTCACCTTGCGCCACGAGCGCGTCGGTCGGGACTGGGGGATGGTCATCACGATCCACGACGCCGTCGAGGTCCCGCCCGCGGGAACGCCGGAGGCGGTCACGCAGGTGACGCAGTCGTGCGCCGACGCCTTCGGGGCAGCCATCTCGGAGCACCCCCAGGACTGGCACATGATGCAGCGGGTCTTCGTCGACGACCTGGCCGCCGGCACCGATGACCGACGGACTGCGGCATGA
- the ruvA gene encoding Holliday junction branch migration protein RuvA yields the protein MIASVRGVAGHVGLDRIVVDVHGVGLLVHTPPAVAAGCRHGAEVELATSMVVREDSMTLYGFSAAGERDTFELAQTVTGVGPRVAMALLSVLSPEELSAAVAADDIATLTKVPGIGKKGAERIALELRGKLPEVPGARATKAPAGAGGWHDQVTEALVGLGYSSRQSTDAVDKVSREGGDDDGPADVSTALKAALQVLAR from the coding sequence ATGATCGCCTCGGTACGCGGGGTCGCCGGCCACGTCGGACTGGATCGCATCGTGGTCGACGTCCACGGCGTCGGTCTGCTGGTGCACACGCCACCCGCCGTGGCCGCCGGCTGCCGCCACGGGGCAGAGGTGGAGCTGGCGACGAGCATGGTCGTGCGCGAGGACTCGATGACCCTCTACGGTTTCTCCGCAGCGGGGGAGCGCGACACCTTCGAGCTGGCACAGACGGTCACCGGGGTCGGGCCCCGCGTGGCCATGGCGCTGCTGTCGGTGCTCAGCCCCGAGGAGCTGTCGGCGGCCGTGGCCGCCGACGACATCGCGACGCTGACGAAGGTGCCGGGCATCGGCAAGAAGGGCGCGGAGCGCATTGCCCTCGAGCTGCGCGGCAAGCTGCCCGAGGTCCCCGGGGCGAGGGCGACGAAGGCACCCGCTGGTGCCGGGGGATGGCACGACCAGGTCACCGAGGCCCTGGTCGGGCTCGGCTACTCGAGCAGGCAGTCCACGGACGCGGTGGACAAGGTCTCCCGCGAGGGCGGCGACGATGACGGACCTGCTGACGTGTCCACAGCACTCAAGGCGGCCCTGCAGGTGCTCGCGCGATGA
- the pdxS gene encoding pyridoxal 5'-phosphate synthase lyase subunit PdxS: MSSATTGTGTARVKRGMAEMLKGGVIMDVVTPEQAKIAEDAGAVAVMALERVPADIRAQGGVSRMSDPDMIEGIVNTVSIPVMAKARIGHFVEAQVLQSLGVDYVDESEVLTPADYTNHIDKWNFTVPFVCGATNLGEALRRITEGAAMIRSKGEAGTGDVSNATTHMRSIRSEINRIASLPEDELFVAAKELQAPFDLVKEVATHGKLPVVLFTAGGIATPADAAMMMQLGAEGVFVGSGIFKAGNPAERAEAIVKATTFHDDPDTLAKVSRGLGEAMVGITVDEIPQPHRLAERGW, from the coding sequence ATGAGCAGTGCCACCACCGGGACCGGGACGGCGCGCGTCAAGCGCGGCATGGCCGAGATGCTCAAGGGCGGGGTGATCATGGACGTGGTCACCCCCGAGCAGGCGAAGATCGCCGAGGACGCCGGCGCGGTCGCCGTCATGGCGCTCGAGCGCGTGCCCGCCGACATCCGTGCCCAGGGCGGCGTGTCCCGGATGAGCGACCCGGACATGATCGAGGGAATCGTCAACACCGTCTCCATCCCCGTGATGGCCAAGGCGCGCATCGGCCACTTCGTGGAGGCGCAGGTGCTGCAGTCGCTCGGTGTCGACTACGTCGACGAGTCCGAGGTGCTCACCCCGGCCGACTACACCAACCACATCGACAAGTGGAATTTCACCGTCCCCTTCGTCTGCGGTGCCACGAATCTCGGCGAGGCCCTGCGCCGCATCACCGAGGGCGCGGCGATGATCCGCTCGAAGGGGGAGGCCGGCACCGGTGACGTCTCCAACGCGACGACGCACATGCGCTCGATCCGCTCCGAGATCAATCGGATCGCCTCCCTGCCCGAGGACGAGCTCTTCGTCGCGGCCAAGGAGCTGCAGGCCCCCTTCGACCTGGTCAAGGAGGTCGCGACCCACGGCAAGCTGCCGGTCGTGCTCTTCACCGCAGGTGGCATCGCCACCCCGGCCGACGCCGCGATGATGATGCAGCTCGGGGCCGAGGGCGTCTTCGTCGGGTCGGGCATCTTCAAGGCCGGCAACCCTGCCGAGCGTGCCGAGGCGATCGTCAAGGCGACGACCTTCCACGACGACCCGGACACCCTCGCCAAGGTCTCCCGCGGCCTGGGCGAGGCCATGGTCGGCATCACCGTCGACGAGATCCCGCAGCCGCACCGGCTCGCCGAGCGCGGCTGGTGA
- the yajC gene encoding preprotein translocase subunit YajC → MNQGSQTASLLLLILPLLLIGFMLYSARKRQRTMAQFSASLQVGDEVFTTSGILGRITDLDEDRVRLEVAPGTILTLDRRAIGMKAETGTQTSTDNGQD, encoded by the coding sequence ATGAACCAAGGCTCGCAGACCGCCAGCCTGCTCCTGCTCATCCTCCCGCTGCTGCTCATCGGCTTCATGCTCTACTCCGCCAGGAAGCGGCAGCGCACCATGGCGCAGTTCTCCGCATCCCTGCAGGTGGGGGACGAGGTCTTCACGACCTCGGGGATCCTCGGCCGGATCACCGACCTCGATGAGGACCGGGTTCGCCTCGAAGTCGCCCCGGGAACGATCCTCACCCTCGACCGTCGGGCGATCGGGATGAAGGCCGAGACCGGCACCCAGACGTCGACCGACAACGGGCAGGACTGA
- a CDS encoding YtxH domain-containing protein yields the protein MRKMSLLVGAGIGYVLGTRAGREKYDRMAAQVQRLRRDPRVKDKAQQARRAADDLGHKAGEKVTEAVERTGSSSDGSGDDPFPTSAPPGGTGA from the coding sequence ATGCGCAAGATGTCGCTGTTGGTTGGTGCAGGGATCGGCTACGTGCTCGGAACCCGGGCCGGACGTGAGAAGTACGACCGCATGGCCGCCCAGGTGCAGCGGCTGCGGCGCGACCCACGCGTGAAGGACAAGGCCCAGCAGGCCCGCCGGGCTGCTGACGACCTCGGCCACAAGGCCGGGGAGAAGGTCACGGAGGCAGTCGAGCGCACCGGCTCGTCGTCGGATGGCTCCGGCGACGACCCCTTCCCGACTTCGGCCCCGCCCGGCGGCACCGGGGCCTGA
- the pdxT gene encoding pyridoxal 5'-phosphate synthase glutaminase subunit PdxT — translation MTSAPLGSSVPGARPRIGVLAVQGDVREHRAALESSGATATPVRRPEELAEVDALVIPGGESTTIDKLTRTFGLRDPLRSRIADGMPVYGSCAGMILLADRILDGHRDQQTLGGLDITVRRNAFGRQVDSHECDLEVRGVEGGPVRAVFIRAPWVEEWGDGVEVLAAVGAKGETRPVVVRQGPLLATSFHPEVTGDHRVHRLFVAMAGPA, via the coding sequence ATGACATCCGCTCCGCTCGGGTCGTCGGTGCCCGGCGCTCGCCCGCGAATCGGCGTTCTTGCCGTCCAGGGAGACGTGCGAGAGCACCGGGCCGCCCTCGAGTCGTCGGGAGCGACCGCCACCCCTGTGCGCCGCCCCGAGGAGCTCGCCGAGGTGGACGCCCTGGTGATCCCCGGCGGTGAGTCGACGACGATCGACAAACTGACCCGGACCTTCGGGCTGCGTGACCCCCTTCGCTCCCGGATCGCCGACGGGATGCCGGTGTACGGCAGCTGCGCCGGGATGATCCTGCTGGCCGACCGGATCCTCGACGGCCACCGCGACCAGCAGACTCTCGGGGGGCTGGACATCACCGTCCGGCGCAATGCCTTCGGCCGGCAGGTCGACTCCCACGAGTGCGACCTCGAGGTTCGTGGCGTGGAGGGTGGTCCGGTGCGGGCGGTCTTCATCCGCGCCCCATGGGTCGAGGAGTGGGGAGATGGTGTGGAGGTGCTCGCGGCAGTCGGGGCGAAGGGGGAGACCCGCCCGGTCGTCGTGCGCCAGGGCCCTCTGCTGGCGACCAGCTTCCACCCCGAGGTCACCGGTGACCACCGGGTGCACCGGCTCTTCGTCGCAATGGCCGGGCCCGCCTGA
- the ruvB gene encoding Holliday junction branch migration DNA helicase RuvB — protein MSDGFSSEIRVAEDDPREGDGSYDATARIVDAGSTDDDGVVEAALRPRRLADFPGQPKVRDQLGLVLEAARRRGSPPDHVLLSGPPGLGKTTLAMIVAAELEQPIRVTSGPAIQHAGDLASVLSSLTEGEVLFFDEIHRMSRPAEEMLYLAMEDFRVDVIVGKGPGATAIPLELPPFTVVGATTRAGLLPAPLRDRFGFTGHLDFYDDADLEKILARSAGLLEVESDGDALAEIARRSRGTPRVANRLLRRVRDWAQVHGTGRVGLDAAHRALALFDVDEIGLDRLDRAVLDALCRRFGGGPVGLSTLAVSVGEETDTVETVAEPYLVRQGYIVRSPRGRLATPAAWQHLDLSPPAGAQTPLPLPDDPEAGRLG, from the coding sequence ATGAGCGATGGCTTCAGCTCCGAGATCCGTGTGGCCGAGGACGACCCCCGGGAAGGCGACGGGTCCTACGACGCGACCGCCCGGATCGTCGATGCCGGGAGCACGGACGACGACGGGGTCGTCGAGGCCGCGCTGCGACCGCGTAGGCTCGCCGACTTCCCCGGCCAGCCGAAGGTGCGCGACCAGCTCGGGCTCGTCCTCGAGGCCGCCCGCCGACGCGGCTCGCCCCCGGATCACGTCCTGCTCTCCGGCCCTCCCGGTCTGGGCAAGACCACGTTGGCGATGATCGTCGCGGCCGAGCTCGAGCAGCCGATCCGGGTCACCTCCGGCCCCGCGATCCAGCACGCCGGTGACCTGGCCTCCGTCCTGTCCTCGCTGACCGAGGGGGAGGTGCTCTTCTTCGACGAGATCCACCGCATGTCACGTCCCGCCGAGGAGATGCTCTACCTCGCGATGGAGGACTTCCGGGTGGACGTCATCGTCGGCAAGGGCCCGGGTGCCACCGCCATCCCGCTGGAGCTGCCCCCCTTCACCGTCGTGGGCGCGACCACCCGGGCAGGACTGCTGCCGGCGCCGCTGCGAGACCGCTTCGGCTTCACCGGTCACCTCGACTTCTACGACGATGCCGACCTGGAGAAGATCCTCGCCCGCAGCGCAGGCCTGCTCGAGGTCGAGTCGGACGGGGATGCCCTGGCCGAGATCGCCCGGCGCTCCCGCGGGACCCCGCGCGTGGCCAACCGGCTGCTGCGACGGGTGCGGGACTGGGCCCAGGTGCACGGCACCGGCCGGGTCGGGCTCGATGCGGCCCACCGGGCACTGGCCCTCTTCGACGTCGACGAGATCGGTCTGGACCGCCTTGATCGGGCCGTCCTGGACGCCCTGTGCCGTCGCTTCGGTGGGGGGCCGGTCGGCCTGTCCACCCTCGCGGTCTCCGTCGGGGAGGAGACGGACACCGTGGAGACGGTGGCCGAGCCCTACCTGGTGCGACAGGGCTACATCGTGCGCAGCCCCCGGGGGCGCCTGGCGACGCCCGCGGCCTGGCAGCACCTCGACCTGAGCCCTCCGGCAGGGGCACAGACCCCCCTTCCCCTGCCTGACGACCCTGAGGCCGGACGCCTCGGATGA
- a CDS encoding glycosyltransferase family 4 protein has product MRVGLVSPYSFDVPGGVQFHIRDLAEYLRAAGHHASVLAPADEGTELPDYVVPAGRAVPIRYNGSTARLLFGPVAAAKVGRWLEDGDFDVLHIHEPLAPSLSMLALWAAEVPVVATFHTSNVRSRVMQAASPLLRPSLEKIHARIAVSEDARRTVTTHLGGDAVVIPNGVNTSAFAGADRRPQWSGGPGRPTLVFLGRIDEPRKGLLVLAEAMPRILDEIPGARLLVIGPGGAQAARARLPERVAEATEFLGALSEVDKASALASADLYIAPHTGGESFGIVLVEAMAAGAPVLASDLAAFQRVLDGGRTGMAGATFATGRPDDLADQAVDLLADPDRRRALGDLGRERAAAFDWDVVAEEIHAVYETVVDAGPPRQEVTRLRPGRGHAGGGG; this is encoded by the coding sequence ATGAGGGTCGGCCTCGTCAGCCCCTACTCCTTCGACGTGCCCGGGGGAGTGCAGTTCCACATCCGCGACCTGGCCGAGTACCTGCGAGCGGCCGGGCACCATGCCAGCGTGCTGGCGCCAGCGGACGAGGGCACCGAGCTGCCCGACTACGTCGTGCCGGCCGGTCGGGCGGTGCCGATCCGTTACAACGGATCGACCGCGCGACTGCTCTTCGGTCCGGTGGCGGCGGCGAAGGTGGGCCGGTGGCTCGAGGACGGCGACTTCGACGTCCTGCACATCCATGAACCGCTCGCGCCCAGCCTGTCGATGCTCGCCCTCTGGGCCGCGGAGGTGCCGGTCGTCGCGACCTTCCACACCTCGAACGTGCGCTCCCGCGTCATGCAGGCGGCCTCCCCCCTGCTGCGCCCCTCGCTGGAGAAGATCCACGCTCGGATCGCCGTCTCCGAGGACGCGCGTCGCACCGTGACGACGCACCTCGGCGGGGACGCCGTCGTCATCCCCAACGGCGTCAACACGTCGGCCTTTGCCGGCGCCGACCGACGGCCGCAGTGGAGCGGAGGGCCGGGGCGGCCGACCCTCGTCTTCCTCGGGCGTATCGACGAGCCGCGCAAGGGCCTGCTCGTCCTGGCCGAGGCGATGCCCCGGATCCTGGACGAGATCCCGGGAGCACGCCTGCTCGTCATCGGGCCGGGGGGAGCGCAGGCCGCGCGGGCGCGACTTCCGGAGCGGGTGGCCGAGGCCACCGAGTTCCTCGGGGCGCTGTCCGAGGTGGACAAGGCGAGCGCCCTCGCCTCGGCCGACCTCTACATCGCTCCGCACACCGGCGGGGAGAGCTTCGGGATCGTGCTCGTCGAGGCCATGGCCGCCGGCGCCCCGGTGCTCGCGAGCGACCTCGCCGCCTTCCAGCGCGTCCTCGACGGTGGGCGAACCGGGATGGCGGGAGCGACCTTCGCGACCGGCCGTCCCGACGACCTGGCCGACCAGGCGGTGGATCTGCTGGCCGACCCGGACCGCCGACGCGCCCTCGGCGATCTCGGGCGCGAGCGGGCCGCGGCCTTCGACTGGGACGTCGTGGCCGAGGAGATCCACGCCGTGTACGAGACCGTCGTCGACGCCGGGCCACCACGCCAGGAGGTCACCCGCCTGCGGCCGGGCCGCGGTCACGCAGGAGGAGGCGGATGA
- a CDS encoding HIT family protein, with translation MTDPRESPMEDERSFVGVPDGFDRLWTPHRMAYVTGERPSEDAGDGCPFCVAPDKEDAEGLVVHRGRSCFVVMNLFPYNAGHVLVCPYRHVSLYIDLTDEETAEFTALTKAAIRAMQEASSPHGFNIGMNQGAVAGAGVAAHLHQHVIPRWGGDMNFLPIIAQTKALPILLEDARTALVRAWPTD, from the coding sequence ATGACCGATCCCCGCGAGAGCCCCATGGAGGACGAGCGCTCCTTCGTCGGCGTCCCGGACGGTTTCGACCGCCTGTGGACGCCGCACCGGATGGCCTACGTCACCGGAGAGCGCCCGAGCGAGGACGCGGGGGACGGGTGTCCCTTCTGCGTCGCGCCGGACAAGGAGGACGCGGAAGGCCTGGTCGTCCACCGCGGCCGGAGCTGCTTCGTCGTGATGAACCTCTTCCCGTACAACGCCGGTCACGTCCTCGTCTGCCCCTACCGGCACGTCTCCCTCTACATCGACCTCACCGACGAGGAGACGGCCGAGTTCACGGCGCTGACCAAGGCTGCGATCCGCGCCATGCAGGAGGCCTCGTCGCCGCACGGCTTCAACATCGGGATGAACCAGGGCGCGGTCGCAGGGGCGGGCGTCGCCGCACACCTGCACCAGCACGTGATCCCGCGCTGGGGTGGAGACATGAACTTCCTGCCGATCATCGCCCAGACCAAGGCGCTGCCGATCCTCCTGGAGGACGCGCGCACGGCGCTGGTGCGAGCCTGGCCGACCGACTGA